The sequence below is a genomic window from Vicinamibacteria bacterium.
CCCAAACGGTACGCCAGACCAAACGATAGCCCCCACCGTTCCTGAGCACCGCGTACGAGTCGCCTCCCCACCCGGCCGCAGCCGTGTCGGCCTGACTCCCCGAGCCGCTGCCCCGCAGCAGGATTCGGATGAAAAGCTCTCCGAGGCGGCCTTCGAAATCCGGCGTCTGCCCCATCGCCTCCGGCAGTTCCACCTCGACCGGCTCATCAACGTCGTCGAGGTACTTTTCGGGGTGGAGGACCTGTTCCATCGAACGGGGAGGCCGGTGCAACATTCGGCTCAGCTCCTCGAATCCGCCTCTTTGGAAAATGATGCTCGCAAGCTTGGGACCCTCGAAATAGGGAGCGATGAGCTGCTCCTGCACGACGGGCGGTGCATCGCGAAGGGCGGGCCCGGCGAACATCGATGCAACTTCCTGCCCCGTCATGCTCTGAGAGAAGATTTGAAACAGATTCGCCATCTCGGGGCGATTCTTTGTTGCCCGTGAGCTCAGGTACTCTTGCATCATGATCGAGGCATCCCCTTCGAACAGACACAAGGCCGCGAGTCGGCGATCATCGTAGTCGCTCTCAACCTCCAGCTTCTCGCGAATCACGACGTGCTGGTCCTGAATCGCGTGGCGAAGCTCGTGTGACAGGATGAGCTGATTCATGACGTTGAGCGCGTTGCCCGAGGAGATGGCGAAGAGCTTCTTGACGCCGGGACGCTCATCGTAGAACCCGGCGACATTCTCGTTCAGCACTTTCTCTCGCAAGGACCTGAGATCCTCGCCAGCCTCGAGGAAGCCGAACCCACGCAGCATCCTCTCTTCCCGAGCCGCGAACTCCTCGGGGTATTCGTCTTCGAAGAGCTCCCGGATGTATTGCGTCAGCTGATCCCGCGACATGAAGTTGATTGGGACTTCGCTCCGGAAGGCCAGCTGACCGAGGGCCGCCACTTCCCTCTTGAGCTCGTCGGGGGCCACCGGCGGGAGTCCCAGAAGCTCACCCACTCGCTCGAGGGCCGTCGCCATTTCCGCTTCGTCGATCTGGGCGGAGACGGTGGCGCTGAAGGCCAACAGGGTGAGCATGGCGAAAACGCTCTTTCTTCCTCTCATTACCGGGAACCTCTCGTATGAAAACAGGATAGCTCCGAGACCGGCAATCTCCAACCCGGATGGGGCGCGCTACGGGCTCGAAAGACGATGGACGACACCCGAAAGAGAAGCTCGCTCTGGAGCGCTCAGTGCCGTGGCGGGAGACGAAAGTCAGGCCGCCTGGGGCTCCTTCAGGAGGGCCTCGAACCGACAGGCGTCGGCACCTTGGCCGCGGCAACTCGCTTCTTTCACCGAGTAGCAGCGAAGATCGGTCTTTCCGAGCAGTCCTTCGAAGAGCACCGCGTAGAACTGGCAACGATGTCCCGAATTGTCTGCTGGAGTACAGCAGAAGATCGAGTTCGTCACCGTCAGAATGAGCTTGTCTCCGTCCTTACCCACCGATAGCTGGGCATCCTTGTGAATGCTCCTCAACCCGGAATGGAGCAAATACTTGACGAGTCGCTCCCGCCCGAACCGAGGGAGTGCTTCGAGGAGCCGTCGCTCGATCGGAGAGAGATCCGCGTAAGCTCTTTCGGAAGCGGTCTTACCCGCGGCTTCGATGACCTTCTCGTAGAGTGCAGGGTTGCGCCTGAGGTAGCCGACGGCCCCGATGATGGTAGCCACGTGAAAACGGGTCCGTCTCGTCGATGGGTCGAACCACCGGCTGAAGACGTCCATCTCCTCGGGCGCTAGCTCCTCGATCGCCCGATGGAGGCTGGTGACGAAGAGCCTCTCGACCTGGATATCTTGAGGGCTCGTCATGACGCCTGGAAACGTTCCGAGGACCGGACACAACTCTCCGTCCATCGGCGCAGTGTTGACATACAATTCCAGATGCGGGGAGCAGTATACCAAAGGCGTCATGGAAATCGAAGGCGCGATCCTCGTGGGCGGGGAGAGCCGTCGCATGGGGCGAGACAAATCGACTTTGATTCTCGGGGGCCGTCCGGTTCTCGAGCGGCTGAAGGAGACTCTGGCTCCACTCACCTGTCGACTGCGCGTGGTGGGTGGCTCTGGTTCCGGCGCGACCGCAGGGCTCGAGCATCAGCCCGACCTCAGGCCGGGTCTCGGCCCCCTGTCGGGAATCCACAGTGCATTGAGTACCGCCCATCGGTCGAACGTTCTCGTCGTAGCCTGCGATTTGCCGTTCGTCACCACACCGTTCTTGACCGCCATCGCGAAACGCGCGTCTTCCGACGTCGAAGGGGTCGTTCCCTTGACTCGCGACGGGCCGGTGCCGGTTTGCGCCTTGTATCGGACGACGTGCTTGCGAGCGCTCGAGGCCCGGCTGGATCGTGGGGAGCTTTCCGCCCAATCCTTCGTCGAGTCGATTGCGGTGCGCTGGGTGAGACAGCGCGAGCTGCGCGCGATCGATCCCGAGGATCTCTGTCTTTTCAACATGAACGACCCCTCGGACTACGAAGCGGCCCTGGCGATCGTCGCCCGCGAAACACCCTGAGTCTCTGAGCACTAGCAGCTGACCACGACTCGTGCTCTGGAAGTTGACAGCGCTCGGCCGATGGTGCTATTTTTCAATGGAAATCTGTAACTCCCTAGAAGCTGACGTCTTGTCGCCGGGCCCGGGCCCGGGAGGAAACTTCTCTCCCTACTGCCCCGACCGGTGTCCGGTACAGGCGATCGCCGGAGAGGATCGACATAGGTGCCCGTCGGAAAACCAAGAGCATCCGTTCCCAAACGCGCCGGGGCCTCCGGTAAGAGCGGCCCCAATCCGATTGGGCTGGATCTGGGCACTAGCACCATCGTCACCGCCACCAGAAACGGCAAGGGAATAAGAGCGTCTTCGGAGCTCAACGCTTTCATCGAGCTTCCCCGCTCTCGATTCACCGAGCAGATACTTCGCCAGAACGAGATCGACTTCGTCCGGGAGGACGGCAATCTGGTCATCTTCGGGAACGGTGCCTCGCGCTTCGCCAACATGTTCAATGCCGAAACCAGGCGCCCGATGCGTCACGGCCTGGTGAACGCGGGCGAGCCCTACGCGCAGAAGCTCTTGGAAACTATCGTCAAGAAGCTGATCGGCGACCGCAAACCCAAAGGAGAGCTCGTTTGCTTCAGCGTTCCCGGCACGACGAAAGGCGCACCCACGAGTCTGGTCTACCACGAGGCTCTCATGAAGCAGATGCTCGAGAACATGGGCTTCGAGGCCCGTTCGATCAACGAGGGGCTCGCGGTGGTGTTCTCCGAGCTCGAGAAGGAGAACTTTTCGGGAATGGGCATCAGTTTCGGCGGCGGGCTCACCAATGTCTGCCTCTCCTATCTTTCCGTCCCGGTCTTCAGCTTTGCCGTGGAAAAAGGGGGTGACGACGTGGACGAAGCCGTCGGTGAGGTGACGGGTGAGACAGCCACCCGGGTGAGGACCATCAAGGAAGAAGGCCTCAACCTGGGCCACAAACCGCGCACCAAGATCGCGGGCGCGCTCCACATTTACTACGACGATCTCGTCGCCACCGTCGTCGAGGGCATTTCCGAGGCGTTCTCGAGCACCGATCGAATGCCGAAGCTCGACAAACCGTTACCGATAGTCCTCGGAGGAGGTTCGGCGCTTCCCGAGGGCTTCGGTGGACGCTTCGCCAAGACTCTGGAGGCCCAGAAGCTTCCCATTCAAATCGCCGAAGTGCGGCTGGCTAGGGAGCCTCTGACGGCCACTGCCCGGGGCGCACTGCTGGCGGCAATGTACGAGAACTGAATCCGTTAGCGGAAGGATCAAGGAGGAAATCATGGACACCCTCGCCAAAGGCGGTGAAGGTCGCGTCGGCCTCGACATCGGAACCAGCAAAATCCTGGCGATCCGCCAGAACGGCAACCAATTGAAAGCATCGACGGAGACCAACGCTTTTCTTCCTCTCCCCTACTCTCGCATCACCGAGAACGTCCTTCTGCAGAACAAGGTCCGCTACCACCAGGACAACGGCCATTTCTTCGTCTACGGAAACAGCGCCGAAAAATTCGCCGGTCTCTTCAACGCCGTGACCCGGAGGCCGATGAGCCGTGGCTTGATCAATCCCGACGAGCCCTCGGCGCTCGAGCTCATCAAGGTCATGATTGGCGGGCTGCTGAAGAAGCCCAAACTCGGAGCCGAGATCGTCCGCTACTCCGTGCCGGGTGCTCCAGCGGACACGCCGGCGGATCTCGTTTACCACGAGAAGCTGTTGGGGGCGTTCTTGACCGAGCTTGGCTACGAGGCCAAGGCCATCAACGAAGGTCTCGCGGTCGTTTTCTCCGAGCTGGAGAAAGAGCAGTTCACCGGCATCGGTATTTCCGCCGGAGGCGGTATGTGCAACGCCTGCCTCGCGTACCTCTCCGTACCGGTCGCGTCGTTTTCGATCTCGAAGGCGGGCGATTACATCGACCGGAGCGTGGGCTCGGTAACCGGGGAGTCCGCCA
It includes:
- a CDS encoding molybdenum cofactor guanylyltransferase, which produces MEIEGAILVGGESRRMGRDKSTLILGGRPVLERLKETLAPLTCRLRVVGGSGSGATAGLEHQPDLRPGLGPLSGIHSALSTAHRSNVLVVACDLPFVTTPFLTAIAKRASSDVEGVVPLTRDGPVPVCALYRTTCLRALEARLDRGELSAQSFVESIAVRWVRQRELRAIDPEDLCLFNMNDPSDYEAALAIVARETP